CAGAATCTGTATTTCCCAGAGattcaaaaatactaaaaaaaaaaaaagggtgataCCTTGACTCTCCACACCACAACCTAGAGTTgtgcctccctccaccccacaacctAGGATTGTCCCTTACCTTTTGTCTCATCTTGGTCACCAGATTTTGAGGAAGAAGACTGGGAATGGGATGATTTTCCGCTTCCTCCTCCATAGCCGCCACCACTTCCACTCCCTTCTTCACCACCTCCATAGCTGCCTCCACTTTCACCTCCAAAACCACTTCCTCCACCATGGCTGCCTCCACTTCCTCCCCTGGACCCACTTCCTCCTCCAGAGCCACTTCCTCCTCCATAGTTGCCCCCACTTCCTCCACTATGGCCACCTCCACTTCCTCCGCTATGGCCACCTCCACTTCCTCCACCATAGCTGCCTCCACTTCCTCCCCTGGAACCTCTTCCATAActtcctccacttcctcctcGACCTCCTTGGCCACCTCCAAGACCAATTTTTCCAGCTCCGGAGGATTcactaggaaagaaagaaaacaagagagttAAAATGAGCGGCccaaacacacatatatgagGATGGACCTGAACAGAGTCAGGACCCAAACATgaatctttctgttttccttcctgggaggcagaggacagAGTCTGGGCTGGCACCATAGCTGGGAGGGTAGAGGCTCCAGCTGGGACTGTGGAGCTTTCCCCTCCCTGGAGCAGGGAGGCAGCGCCTTCTCTCAGTGTCACCATCCTCCTTCCCCAAAGCCCAAATGCACTGAGATCCCCACCGCCCCCAGGATGAAGAAGTCCTCAACCCATAAGACCCTGTGTATAAGAACTTCCCCCAGCTGCCTCTATCCAGAGGGACAGAAGGAGTATCAGAGGCCTAAGAGACCCCCAGGGGTTCCACTGAATCATGGGGCACCTACAAGTCTTCCTGGCCTCCCTCAAGGAGGTTGCGGTAGGTCTGGATTTCTTGCTCCAGCCGCATCTTAATGCTGAGCAGAAGGCTGTATTCCTGATTCTGGCACTCGATCTCTTGCCGGACTTCAGTGATCTGGGCCTCCAAGTTACTGATCTGCTCCTGGATCATCTGCAGCTGGCCACAGTAGCGGTTCTTCGTGTCTTCCAAGCTCTTCTCCAGGGCTGCTTTCTAAGGGTCAAGAGAAGGCTTTAAGAGGAATGCTACATCATAACTCCTCTTCTTCCCACTCCTGGGCTGCAAAGCCTTCCTGTGCCCCACCTTGGCAAAGGGTCTACAGCAGAACTACCAACCTTGCTGAGCTGAGACTGCAGCtcaatctccaactcctggacacCGTGCCGGAGCTGGGTCACCTCCTTGGCACTGGACTGCACCTCCTGACCACTACTGGATACCTCATTCTCGATCTGGGTTATCTGCAAAACCAAAGGCTCAGTAAGCATCAGGCTGGGCCAGGAGCTTCAGTGGGCAAGATTCTGCCCCATTCACCAGGATCTTCACCTGCAGGGCCAAGGCTGATCCAAAGCCAAGGACAAGTCTTTCTGAGTTCTGGGTACCCTCCAGCCATGAAGGTTTGTCCAGTCCTCTCAATATGACCTTCCCTCTCAACAAGGTTGCAAGACCCTTCACACTTTGTCTCACAACCATCTTTCTAATCTAACCTTATTCCAAACTTCCCCcacctttcacacacacacacacacacaccacagaccaTGCCTTCATGTATGTGTCAGACTCTGGCTAGGCACTGGAGACTCAAGGAGGAAGAGAACCACCAAGGAGTTCAGTACAGTATGGGAGACACACTGTATCCCTCTCTTGTAGTCTTACATTACATAGCATTAGATTAAATTGTTCACGTTCTGCTTTTGTTCACACACATCTAATAAACTGTGAGCTTCTCAAGGCAGCAATCTTCTTTGGCTCATATCTGAGACATCAATACCTCTGAGACATCAATACTTTACATATAACATGGCACTGGGAAGCTACTTTGTAATGATGTTGGTATGCAGTGAATGAAGATGGTTGAATGACTTCCATTGGAAGATGGATAAATGACAGCTTCACTGAGAGATGGAGAGATAGGAGGATGAAGGAATGGGAGGCCGGAGGGATGGAGATATGCATAGATGGAGGGGAGGAGGTTGAATGGGCAGCCCACTCTGCTCACCTGAGTCTCATATTGATTCTCGATGTCCTTTCTGTTCTTAGCAATGAGCTGCTCATACTCCTGACGCATGTCATTGAGGGTCTTGGTGAGATCTTTGCCAGGAGCAACGTTTATCTCCACATTGACATCTCCACTGTTCTGCCCAGTCAGCTGACTCATCTCCTgccagggaggaaggggagatgaGGTCAGGGATAAAGTCCTCTGCACCACCTTTCAGATTTCTGCCTGTGGTCCCCACAGGGTACAAAAAGGGGACACAGTTGTGAAGCCAAAGCCCACCCACTACCATAGGTGATGCCAAGGAGAAGCTGAAAGTGTCCTCAAGAGCAAAGGAGAGGGTGTCTCCCAGGTAATTCTCCAAAGCTCCCCTGCTGTCTCGGCATTtctgctcctccctctccccagtaAGCCATAAGCCCCAGCACCCTACCTCCTTATGATTCTTCTTGAGGGCCATCAGCTCCTCCTGCAGAGTCTCATACTGCATCTCCAGGTCAGACTTCTCCATGGTCAGATTGTCCAGCACCTGCCGCAGGCCATTGATGTCAGCATCCACTCCTTGCCGCAGGTTTTGCTCCATCTCGAACCTGCAGACCAGCCAGGGTAGAAAACAATCAAGACGGAACCAGGGCCTACCAGGACCTCCAGAGCACTGAGGTTCAGGAGGTAAGGGCTGATgacaggagaggaaaggaggagcaGGGCTCACTTTATCCTGAAGTCATCTAGTGTCATGCGAGTGTTGTCGATGTCCACAAGAGTTTTGTTGTTGCCCACTGTCAGGtccacaatctgaaaaaaaatgacacaacCATGAAATCACACTGTGGACCACTGCTTGGAAGGCAAGAGGCCAGACAAAGCCACAGGAGGTGAGGATTCCACTCAGGAAGATTCTCAAGAGGAATGAGGAACTTCCAACAGCTGGGACATGGCACAGACCCCTTCCAGGCTTCAGCGAAGATGTTTGGTGtggccttcattcattcattcaacaaatatttgaagatcTACTGCAAAGGGCATTGTAGGATTTAGAGATTACTGACATCCTGTTCCTCAAGGAGCCCACCATTGACTACAAAGTCAAAAGTGTCCTAAAAGAGTTCAAGGAAAGGAGAGGTGGCTTATGGCAATGGGAGATCAAGAAAGACTTCAGGAAGGAGCTGGCTGGCAATTGAATTGGGCGCTGAAGGATGGCTAGGGTgtaacattaataaataaatggatgaggTTTGGAGTAGAAGAAACAGCACATCCAGACACATGCAGGAGTGAAAACAAGAGGAATCACTGAATATACTGAAGAGTCAGACTGTGAGCTCCACCAGAACTCAGTCTAGCACATCACTGTGTCTACCCAGTGCAACCCTGAGGGTAGGCACTCACTGAACTGAATGGCTGAATAAATGGACAGATAGATGGACatgtgggtggagggagggaggaagggatggatggatggatggatggatggatggatgggtggatggatggatggatggatggatagctTCCTTTCCCAGAGTTCTGGATCCTCTCCATCACTTGAATAACCAAATGTACAATCGGGTCCAAAATACCTTAAAAGATCAAGATACACTCCTAAAGAAGCCTAGGAGAAGTACAAAGGAAGAGAGAGTATTGACTTAGACCAGACCTAAAGGAGGTTCCACATCCAGTCCCAGCTCAGCTCATGTTAACCCAGGCCTCCTCTCTGCTCTGCCCAA
The Papio anubis isolate 15944 chromosome 17, Panubis1.0, whole genome shotgun sequence genome window above contains:
- the KRT9 gene encoding keratin, type I cytoskeletal 9; translation: MSCRQFSSSYLSRSGGGGGGGVGSGGSIRSSYSRFSSSGGGGGGGRFSSSSGYGGGSSRVCGRGGGGSFGYSYGGGSGGGFSASSLGGGFGGGSRGFGGASGGGYGSSGGFGGGFGGGSGGGFGGSYGGGFGGGYGGGFGGFGGGAGGGDGGILTTNEKSAMQELNTRLASYLDKVQALEEANNDLENKIQDWYDKKGPAATQKNYSSYYNTIDDLKDQIVDLTVGNNKTLVDIDNTRMTLDDFRIKFEMEQNLRQGVDADINGLRQVLDNLTMEKSDLEMQYETLQEELMALKKNHKEEMSQLTGQNSGDVNVEINVAPGKDLTKTLNDMRQEYEQLIAKNRKDIENQYETQITQIENEVSSSGQEVQSSAKEVTQLRHGVQELEIELQSQLSKKAALEKSLEDTKNRYCGQLQMIQEQISNLEAQITEVRQEIECQNQEYSLLLSIKMRLEQEIQTYRNLLEGGQEDFESSGAGKIGLGGGQGGRGGSGGSYGRGSRGGSGGSYGGGSGGGHSGGSGGGHSGGSGGNYGGGSGSGGGSGSRGGSGGSHGGGSGFGGESGGSYGGGEEGSGSGGGYGGGSGKSSHSQSSSSKSGDQDETKGFLSRY